One Candidatus Limnocylindria bacterium genomic region harbors:
- a CDS encoding SHOCT domain-containing protein: MMFPGTVDYGYMAWMMFGSVVLWVALIAFVAFVFVKLMAGREGDDAVEMLKQRLARGEINAEEFQSRRALLIGR; encoded by the coding sequence ATGATGTTCCCCGGTACCGTCGACTACGGATACATGGCCTGGATGATGTTCGGCTCAGTCGTCCTGTGGGTCGCCCTGATCGCTTTTGTGGCGTTCGTCTTCGTCAAGCTCATGGCGGGTCGTGAAGGCGACGACGCCGTCGAGATGCTGAAGCAGCGACTCGCACGCGGCGAGATCAACGCAGAGGAATTCCAGTCGCGTCGCGCCCTTCTTATCGGTCGCTAG
- a CDS encoding acetate/propionate family kinase → MRERVLVLNAGSSTLKASVLAAGSDDAEASTTVPMRNVGDAPDALRRASQSIVAAGIDLSAIGAVGHRVVHGGSLFTRTTLVDDAVLQRIRELAWLAPLHNPVAAEVIAAARAALPGVPHGAAFDSAFHATLPAEAYVYALPYEWYADWGYRRYGFHGLSVTWSVERAGVLLGREDVGVVVAHLGAGCSVSAVWRGRAVSTSMGMTPLEGLVMGTRAGSVDPGVLLAAQRDHGLDPQALEDALEHRSGLLALSGRTADMRELLTLAPTDERAALAIAVFERSAAGAIAAAATALPRLDAVVFTGGIGENAASVRAGIVRRLAAIGVPPVDELSVRADRALVVGPVAVLVVFAREDAVIARELRALTAAR, encoded by the coding sequence GTGCGCGAACGCGTGCTCGTGCTGAATGCCGGATCGTCGACGCTCAAGGCAAGTGTGCTCGCTGCCGGCTCAGACGACGCGGAGGCGAGCACCACCGTCCCGATGCGAAACGTTGGCGATGCCCCAGACGCGCTCCGTCGCGCATCGCAGTCGATCGTGGCCGCAGGGATCGACCTGTCCGCGATCGGCGCCGTCGGGCATCGCGTGGTGCACGGTGGATCGCTTTTCACCCGAACGACGTTGGTCGACGACGCCGTGCTCCAGCGCATCCGGGAGCTTGCGTGGCTCGCGCCACTCCACAACCCCGTCGCCGCCGAGGTCATCGCCGCGGCCCGCGCCGCGCTGCCAGGCGTGCCGCACGGCGCTGCGTTCGACTCAGCTTTCCACGCGACCTTACCCGCCGAGGCATACGTATATGCCCTCCCCTATGAGTGGTACGCGGACTGGGGATACCGCCGTTATGGATTCCACGGCCTTTCCGTCACATGGTCCGTCGAGCGTGCGGGCGTGCTGCTCGGACGCGAGGACGTCGGCGTCGTCGTCGCGCACCTCGGTGCGGGCTGCTCCGTGAGCGCGGTGTGGCGCGGGCGCGCGGTGAGCACCTCGATGGGCATGACGCCGCTCGAGGGACTCGTGATGGGGACGCGCGCGGGATCGGTCGACCCGGGCGTGCTGCTCGCCGCGCAGCGGGACCACGGGCTCGATCCCCAAGCGCTCGAGGACGCGCTAGAGCATCGCTCCGGTCTGCTCGCGCTCTCCGGCCGGACGGCAGACATGCGCGAGCTCCTCACACTCGCGCCGACCGACGAACGTGCGGCTCTCGCGATCGCGGTGTTCGAGCGGTCGGCCGCTGGAGCCATCGCCGCCGCCGCGACCGCGCTCCCCCGCCTCGACGCGGTCGTGTTCACCGGCGGCATCGGCGAGAACGCGGCCAGCGTGCGCGCCGGCATCGTGCGCCGCCTCGCGGCGATCGGCGTGCCGCCGGTCGATGAGCTGTCGGTGCGGGCGGATCGTGCGCTCGTCGTCGGACCGGTCGCCGTGCTTGTCGTCTTCGCTCGCGAGGATGCGGTCATCGCGCGGGAGCTGCGCGCCCTTACGGCGGCGCGCTGA
- a CDS encoding phosphoketolase family protein, with product MTRRQEVATRTKSVAAGPLSADELRRIDAYWRAANYLAVGQIYLLDNPLLREPLRPEHVKPRLLGHWGTTPGLNFIYAHMNRAIRTWDIEAIFITGPGHGGPAVLANVYLEGTYSETYPDVSRDTAGLTKLFRQFSFPGGVPSHVSAEIPGSIHEGGELGYSLAHAYGAALDDPSLLVCCVIGDGEAETGALAASWHSNKFLDPVHDGAVLSILHLNGYKIANPTVLARMPERELRALLEGYGHVPIFVEGDDPKAMHQQMAAALDRAVKDIRRIKDDARAARHARRQPSPMIVLRTPKGWTGPKTVDGKPVEGTWRSHQVPVDAARTNGEHRAILERWMRSYRPEQLFDENGRLAAELAALPPSGERRMSANPRANGGVRLRDLDLPDFRNYAVAVPAPGATSAEPTRVLGTFLRDVIVRNQDRFRLLGPDETTSNRLGAVFEVTERVFRDEILPTDEHIAPHGRVMEVLSEQMIEGWLEGYLLTGRHGLFNCYEAFIHIVDSMFNQHAKWLKVTRALPWRRPIASLNYLLSSHVWRQDHNGFSHQDPGFIDHVVNKKAEVIRVYLPPDANTLLSVTDHCLRSRNYVNVIVAGKQLEQNWLSMDDAVEHCARGIGIWDWASSEDGGEPDVVLACCGDVPTLETLAAADLLRQHLPDLRVRVVNVVDLMRLQQDTEHPHGLPDVEFDAMFTTDKPVIFAYHGYPWLIHRLAYRRRNHPNLHVRGYKEEGTTTTPFDMVMLNDLDRFHLVMDVIDRVSGLRERFEAVRQLMQERRVACRAYTREHGEDAPEITQWAWPTKSK from the coding sequence ATGACCAGGAGGCAAGAGGTGGCAACGAGGACAAAGTCGGTCGCGGCGGGCCCGCTCTCCGCGGACGAACTCCGTCGCATCGACGCGTACTGGCGCGCCGCGAATTACCTCGCTGTCGGGCAGATCTATCTTCTCGACAATCCGCTCCTGCGCGAGCCACTCCGGCCGGAGCACGTCAAGCCGCGCCTTCTCGGCCACTGGGGCACGACCCCGGGTCTGAACTTCATCTACGCGCATATGAATCGCGCGATCCGGACGTGGGACATCGAGGCGATCTTCATCACGGGCCCTGGACATGGCGGACCGGCTGTTCTGGCGAATGTGTACCTCGAGGGCACCTACAGCGAGACCTATCCCGATGTTTCGCGCGATACCGCGGGCCTGACGAAGCTGTTCCGGCAGTTCTCGTTCCCCGGTGGTGTGCCGAGCCACGTGTCGGCTGAGATCCCCGGGTCGATCCACGAGGGTGGCGAGCTTGGATACTCGCTCGCGCACGCATACGGCGCCGCGCTGGACGATCCGTCGCTGCTCGTGTGCTGCGTGATCGGCGATGGCGAGGCGGAGACAGGGGCCCTCGCGGCATCGTGGCACTCGAACAAGTTCCTCGATCCGGTCCACGACGGCGCCGTGCTGTCGATCCTCCACCTGAACGGCTACAAGATCGCCAACCCGACCGTCCTCGCGCGCATGCCCGAGCGCGAGCTGCGCGCGCTTCTCGAGGGATACGGGCACGTCCCGATCTTCGTTGAGGGCGATGACCCGAAGGCGATGCATCAGCAGATGGCCGCGGCGCTCGATCGCGCCGTGAAGGACATCCGTCGGATCAAGGACGACGCCCGCGCGGCCAGACACGCGCGCCGGCAGCCATCGCCGATGATCGTGCTCCGCACGCCGAAGGGCTGGACCGGGCCGAAGACGGTCGACGGCAAGCCGGTCGAGGGCACGTGGCGTTCGCACCAGGTGCCGGTCGACGCGGCTCGGACGAATGGTGAACACCGGGCCATCCTCGAGCGATGGATGCGCTCGTACCGTCCCGAACAACTCTTTGACGAGAACGGCCGACTCGCGGCCGAGCTCGCAGCGCTGCCGCCGTCGGGCGAGCGACGGATGAGCGCGAACCCGCGCGCGAACGGCGGTGTGCGACTGCGGGATCTGGATCTGCCGGATTTCCGGAACTACGCGGTCGCCGTGCCCGCGCCAGGGGCGACGTCCGCGGAGCCCACGCGTGTCCTCGGAACGTTCCTGCGCGACGTGATCGTGCGCAACCAGGATCGCTTTCGGCTCCTCGGTCCCGACGAGACCACATCGAATCGCCTCGGTGCGGTCTTCGAGGTGACCGAGCGCGTCTTCAGGGATGAGATCCTTCCGACGGACGAGCACATCGCACCGCATGGGCGCGTCATGGAGGTGCTGTCGGAGCAGATGATCGAAGGCTGGCTCGAGGGCTATCTCCTCACCGGCCGCCACGGTCTCTTCAACTGCTACGAGGCTTTCATCCACATCGTCGACTCGATGTTCAACCAGCACGCGAAGTGGCTGAAGGTCACGCGCGCGCTGCCGTGGCGCCGGCCGATCGCTTCGCTGAACTACCTTCTCTCGTCGCACGTGTGGCGACAGGACCACAACGGCTTCTCGCACCAGGACCCTGGCTTCATCGACCACGTGGTCAACAAGAAGGCCGAGGTCATCCGCGTGTACCTGCCGCCCGACGCCAACACCCTCCTATCAGTGACCGATCACTGCCTGCGGAGCCGCAATTACGTCAATGTGATCGTGGCGGGGAAGCAGCTGGAGCAGAACTGGCTGTCGATGGACGACGCGGTGGAGCACTGCGCGCGAGGCATCGGCATCTGGGACTGGGCGAGCAGCGAAGACGGCGGCGAGCCGGACGTGGTGCTCGCGTGCTGCGGCGACGTGCCGACGCTCGAGACGCTCGCGGCCGCCGATCTGCTCCGGCAACACCTCCCCGACCTGCGCGTGCGCGTCGTGAACGTCGTCGACCTCATGCGCCTGCAGCAGGACACCGAGCATCCACACGGTCTACCCGACGTCGAGTTCGACGCGATGTTCACGACGGACAAGCCGGTGATCTTCGCGTATCACGGGTACCCATGGCTCATCCATCGTCTCGCGTACCGTCGGAGGAACCATCCGAACCTGCACGTGCGCGGGTATAAGGAGGAAGGCACGACGACGACGCCATTCGACATGGTCATGCTCAACGATCTTGACCGCTTCCACCTTGTCATGGACGTCATCGATCGCGTGTCGGGTCTCCGCGAGCGCTTCGAGGCCGTGCGTCAGCTGATGCAGGAGAGGCGGGTCGCATGCCGCGCGTACACGCGCGAGCACGGCGAGGATGCGCCGGAGATCACACAGTGGGCGTGGCCGACGAAGAGCAAGTGA